The Sesamum indicum cultivar Zhongzhi No. 13 linkage group LG6, S_indicum_v1.0, whole genome shotgun sequence genome has a segment encoding these proteins:
- the LOC105164304 gene encoding pEARLI1-like lipid transfer protein 1: MATKKQTSIALFLVLNLVFFTLSSACGTCPTPKPKPKPKPKPNCPPPPASPGKATCPRDALKLGVCANLLGGLIDLTIGTPPKTPCCTLIEGLADVEAAVCLCTAIKANVLGINLNVPLSLSLLLNVCSKKVPPGFQCA, translated from the coding sequence ATGGCTACCAAGAAACAAACATCCATAGCCCTTTTCCTGGTACTAAACCTTGTATTCTTCACTCTTTCTAGTGCATGTGGGACTTGCCCTACTCCAAAACCAAAGCCGAAGCCCAAGCCTAAGCCAAACTGTCCTCCTCCACCGGCGAGCCCCGGCAAGGCCACCTGCCCTAGAGATGCCCTAAAACTAGGTGTATGTGCTAATTTGCTTGGTGGGTTGATTGATCTCACCATTGGAACTCCTCCGAAAACCCCATGCTGCACTCTGATCGAAGGCTTGGCCGATGTTGAGGCTGCCGTCTGCCTCTGCACCGCCATCAAAGCCAATGTGTTGGGCATCAACCTGAACGTTCCCCTGTCCCTCAGCTTGCTACTCAATGTTTGCTCCAAGAAGGTCCCTCCAGGCTTCCAGTGTGCCTAA
- the LOC105164305 gene encoding 14 kDa proline-rich protein DC2.15-like, whose protein sequence is MASRAATSTALLLLFNLLFFTMVTSTSVPCPPTPKTPSHGHGHKHSKAKCPKDTLKLGVCANLLNDLVHLVVGTPPKTPCCTLIEGLADLEAAVCLCTAIKANVLGINLNVPVSLSLLLNYCGKKAPSGFQCA, encoded by the coding sequence ATGGCTTCAAGAGCTGCCACATCCACTGCCCTTCTGCTTCTCTTCAACCTTCTCTTCTTCACAATGGTGACCTCAACTTCTGTTCCCTGCCCACCAACACCCAAAACCCCCAGCCACGGCCACGGCCACAAGCACTCCAAGGCCAAGTGCCCAAAAGACACCCTCAAGTTGGGAGTTTGCGCCAACTTGCTCAACGACTTGGTGCACCTCGTCGTGGGAACCCCACCCAAGACTCCATGCTGCACACTCATTGAAGGCTTGGCAGATCTTGAGGCTGCCGTATGCCTTTGCACAGCCATCAAAGCCAATGTCTTGGGCATTAACCTCAATGTTCCAGTCTCCCTTAGCTTGCTTCTCAACTACTGCGGCAAGAAGGCCCCCTCTGGCTTCCAGTGTGCATAA